The Shewanella zhangzhouensis genome has a window encoding:
- a CDS encoding glycoside hydrolase family 15 protein, translated as MPRSNYQGDAFVPVTNSSSLRALSLAIAAALGVSACQQAPAPQETIQDKAVVKVAPGAPGTTPLWAFAGKTGIGTSYEPYVDGAYVSTAENPVSRVWFSVANGVLTETMYGLIHNAQLRELSFIIKGKDFVDFEAKDANHQQDYLHLDEKGLPESLAMRLTSTDKEQKYRIEKKIVTDPHRDSLVMRVTIEALEDGITPFLYADPHIDNGGADDMAYLSHTGFVITDKAQDSSALSLEISTDFVRRQVGFEGVSSGVEAIMAGAPLTGYSQTFTDAAAPQVGNVALTGELKTLARGETLTFDVVLGFGLGADAATANAKASLTAGFDALAQDFRGNDTTPGWRQYLASLPALSAMGSATADNGRLLNLSAMVLKAQEDKTHAGALIASLSNPWGDTIPAVTPSTGYKAVWPRDFYQCAMAFLAMGDTQTPKVAFEYLKQIQAGPALKGYEGAPGWFLQKTHVDGQIEWVAVQLDQTAMPIMLGWKLWQAGELSDDEARHWYQDMLRSAADFLVSGGDIKLDWNERTITPPSTQQERWEEQAGFSPSTMAAVITGLQAASALAEHAGDSEGAQKYLAAASRYSEQLEARTVTNKGLLSDKPYILRISPEGAPDTDAKLADNNGRPGLDQRQILDGGFLELVRYGVRGADNPLVVNTLALVDDKTLEDNLRIRYDFTTAQGQAFPGFRRYGNDGYGEDTVTGANYAENGSNSANQRGRVWPFFTGERGHYELAKATLGGKPLSDADKQRLIGTYVAGMESLANSGGMLPEQVWDGVGDATRFGYRLGDGTNSATPLAWTHAEYVKLVRSVHDAKVWDNYPFGKQTAPETK; from the coding sequence ATGCCCAGGTCTAATTATCAGGGAGACGCTTTCGTGCCAGTGACCAATTCTTCTTCGCTTCGAGCCCTCAGCCTTGCCATTGCGGCAGCACTGGGTGTTTCTGCCTGCCAACAGGCCCCCGCCCCCCAGGAAACCATTCAGGATAAGGCGGTTGTGAAAGTTGCCCCGGGCGCCCCCGGCACTACGCCCTTGTGGGCCTTCGCGGGTAAAACCGGGATCGGTACCAGTTATGAGCCCTATGTGGACGGCGCTTATGTGAGTACCGCCGAAAACCCGGTGAGCCGGGTGTGGTTTTCGGTGGCCAATGGCGTGCTGACCGAAACCATGTATGGCCTTATTCACAATGCCCAGTTGCGTGAACTGTCCTTTATTATTAAGGGCAAGGATTTTGTCGATTTTGAAGCCAAGGATGCCAACCACCAGCAGGACTATCTGCACCTGGATGAAAAAGGGCTTCCCGAGTCCCTCGCAATGCGGCTAACCAGTACGGATAAAGAGCAAAAATACCGTATCGAGAAGAAAATAGTCACAGATCCCCATCGGGATTCTCTTGTCATGCGGGTCACCATTGAGGCGCTTGAAGACGGTATCACCCCCTTCCTGTATGCCGATCCTCACATCGACAATGGTGGCGCCGACGACATGGCATACCTGTCTCACACGGGGTTTGTGATAACCGACAAGGCGCAGGACTCCAGCGCCTTGAGCCTGGAAATCAGCACGGATTTCGTGCGCCGACAGGTGGGTTTTGAAGGGGTATCCAGTGGCGTTGAGGCCATCATGGCGGGCGCTCCCCTGACCGGTTACAGCCAGACCTTTACCGATGCCGCCGCTCCCCAGGTGGGTAACGTGGCCCTCACCGGTGAGCTGAAAACCCTCGCCAGGGGCGAAACCCTCACCTTTGATGTGGTACTGGGCTTTGGTCTGGGCGCTGATGCGGCCACAGCCAACGCAAAGGCGTCGCTCACAGCAGGCTTTGATGCGCTGGCACAGGACTTCAGAGGTAACGACACAACACCTGGATGGCGGCAGTATTTGGCGTCCCTGCCTGCCCTCAGTGCCATGGGCAGTGCCACGGCAGACAATGGCCGCCTCCTTAACCTGAGTGCCATGGTGCTCAAGGCGCAGGAAGACAAAACCCATGCGGGTGCGCTGATTGCGTCCCTCTCCAACCCCTGGGGCGATACCATTCCAGCGGTTACGCCAAGCACGGGTTACAAGGCCGTTTGGCCAAGGGATTTCTATCAGTGCGCCATGGCGTTTTTGGCCATGGGTGATACCCAAACCCCCAAGGTCGCTTTTGAATACCTTAAACAGATTCAGGCAGGCCCTGCCCTCAAAGGCTACGAAGGGGCGCCCGGTTGGTTCCTGCAAAAGACCCATGTGGATGGGCAAATCGAATGGGTTGCCGTGCAGCTGGACCAAACCGCCATGCCCATCATGCTCGGCTGGAAGCTGTGGCAAGCCGGTGAGCTCAGCGATGATGAGGCGCGTCATTGGTATCAGGATATGCTCAGAAGCGCAGCCGACTTTTTGGTGAGCGGCGGTGACATCAAGCTCGACTGGAATGAGCGCACTATCACTCCACCGAGCACCCAACAGGAACGCTGGGAAGAGCAAGCAGGCTTTTCACCCTCCACCATGGCGGCAGTGATAACAGGATTACAGGCAGCCAGTGCCCTAGCCGAGCATGCAGGCGACAGCGAAGGGGCGCAGAAATACCTCGCAGCCGCTTCGCGCTACAGTGAGCAGCTCGAAGCGCGTACAGTAACAAACAAAGGGCTGCTGTCGGATAAACCCTATATTCTGCGGATTTCACCGGAAGGTGCGCCCGATACCGACGCCAAGCTCGCCGACAATAACGGTCGTCCCGGGCTGGATCAGCGTCAAATTCTCGATGGCGGCTTCCTGGAGTTGGTACGTTATGGTGTACGCGGCGCCGACAACCCACTGGTTGTGAATACCCTGGCTCTAGTGGATGACAAGACCCTGGAAGACAATCTGCGCATCCGCTACGACTTCACCACGGCGCAGGGACAGGCATTCCCGGGCTTCAGACGTTATGGTAACGACGGCTACGGCGAAGATACCGTTACCGGCGCCAACTATGCCGAAAATGGCAGCAACAGCGCCAATCAGCGTGGACGGGTGTGGCCCTTCTTTACCGGTGAGCGCGGTCATTACGAGCTGGCCAAGGCCACGCTGGGAGGCAAGCCCCTCAGTGATGCCGATAAGCAGCGGTTAATCGGCACCTACGTTGCGGGGATGGAAAGCCTTGCG
- a CDS encoding MFS transporter, with amino-acid sequence MTSHTSPLRDKPPLSFWQIFNMCFGFLGIQFGFALQNANVSRIFQTLGASIDDIPILWIAGPLTGLLVQPIVGYLSDNTWNRFGRRRPYFLIGAVLTTLALFIMPHSPYLWVAAGMLWIMDASINIAMEPFRAFVGDKLPESQRAKGFAMQSFFIGVGAVVASALPYLLSNFAGVSNIAPEGQIADTVRYSFYLGGVVLLAAVGWTIVSSREYSPEELSRFKGHEQTGFEREHGRTPEAYRKGALVWSTLGLAITAATFVANLDKQLYLLGLGVFAFGPLQWYCAQRLTAAGKRSGKLGMVFEVVDDLFHMPHAMKRLALVQFFSWFALFAMWIYTTAAVTSYHYHSSDVLSKAYNDGADWVGVLFASYNGFAALAAMVIPLQCMLLGLKGAHIMNLCLGGLGLMSFYLIADPAMLWIPMIGVGFAWASILSVPYAMLSTSLPGNKLGVYMGIFNFFIVIPQLVAATVLGFILKSLFGNEPIYALILGGSAMVLAALSVLFVPAREQEPGRSNADAQV; translated from the coding sequence ATGACTTCCCACACATCCCCACTCAGAGACAAGCCGCCACTGTCATTCTGGCAAATTTTCAACATGTGTTTCGGCTTCCTCGGTATCCAGTTTGGCTTTGCACTGCAAAACGCCAACGTCAGCCGTATTTTCCAGACCCTGGGTGCCAGCATCGATGATATCCCCATTCTGTGGATAGCGGGCCCCCTAACCGGCCTCCTGGTTCAGCCCATAGTGGGTTATCTGTCCGACAACACCTGGAACCGCTTTGGGCGTCGTCGTCCCTACTTCCTGATTGGCGCTGTGCTGACCACACTGGCGCTGTTCATCATGCCCCACTCGCCCTATCTGTGGGTAGCTGCTGGCATGCTGTGGATAATGGATGCCTCTATCAATATCGCCATGGAGCCATTTCGCGCCTTCGTGGGAGATAAGTTGCCGGAATCACAGCGGGCCAAGGGTTTTGCCATGCAAAGCTTTTTTATCGGCGTAGGCGCCGTAGTGGCATCCGCGCTTCCTTATTTGCTGTCTAACTTTGCCGGCGTATCCAATATCGCGCCCGAAGGACAGATTGCCGACACTGTGCGTTACTCCTTTTATCTTGGCGGTGTTGTGCTGCTCGCGGCCGTTGGCTGGACCATTGTCAGCAGCCGCGAATACAGCCCGGAAGAACTCAGCCGCTTTAAGGGACACGAGCAAACCGGATTTGAACGCGAACATGGCCGTACGCCTGAGGCGTATCGAAAAGGCGCCCTGGTATGGAGCACCCTGGGCCTTGCTATCACAGCCGCCACCTTTGTCGCCAATCTCGATAAGCAGCTGTATCTGCTTGGGCTTGGCGTGTTCGCCTTTGGCCCGCTGCAATGGTACTGCGCCCAGCGTTTAACCGCGGCAGGCAAGCGCAGCGGCAAGCTTGGAATGGTATTTGAAGTGGTAGATGACCTCTTCCACATGCCCCATGCCATGAAGCGTCTGGCGCTGGTGCAGTTTTTCTCCTGGTTTGCCCTGTTTGCCATGTGGATCTACACCACGGCAGCGGTGACCTCCTACCACTATCACAGCAGCGACGTACTCTCCAAAGCCTACAACGACGGCGCGGACTGGGTAGGAGTGCTCTTTGCCTCTTACAACGGTTTTGCGGCACTGGCCGCCATGGTGATCCCGCTGCAGTGCATGCTGCTGGGTCTTAAGGGCGCTCACATCATGAATTTGTGCCTCGGCGGCCTTGGGCTGATGAGCTTTTACCTGATTGCCGACCCGGCCATGTTGTGGATACCCATGATAGGCGTCGGCTTTGCATGGGCCTCTATTCTGTCTGTGCCCTATGCCATGCTTTCCACCAGCCTGCCGGGCAACAAGCTTGGTGTATACATGGGGATCTTCAACTTTTTCATCGTCATCCCCCAACTGGTGGCCGCCACTGTGCTTGGTTTTATTCTCAAGAGCCTGTTTGGCAATGAACCCATCTACGCTCTTATCCTCGGTGGCAGCGCCATGGTGCTGGCCGCCCTGTCAGTGCTTTTTGTCCCTGCCAGAGAGCAGGAACCCGGGCGCAGCAATGCCGATGCCCAGGTCTAA
- a CDS encoding FMN-binding negative transcriptional regulator, producing the protein MYIPAAMSLTDAEAVSLIDNHPFALLISNQDGLVASHLPLLFDSDRHRIIGHMARANGQWRALDGQAVLAVFSGPHAYISPRWYQAKPAVPTWNYSAAHVYGTFKLLDDKEDDGSVEAVLKHTIARFEPELWQDETLMPKDYVGKLSKAIVAFEIVVERIEAKAKLGQHRKMGDQEGVSAALKSSERLGDMALYREMLRMGLGLGIEPDTAPDQ; encoded by the coding sequence TTGTACATTCCCGCCGCCATGAGTCTCACCGATGCTGAGGCTGTGAGTTTAATTGATAACCATCCCTTTGCCTTACTTATCTCCAACCAGGATGGCCTGGTGGCAAGTCATTTGCCGCTGCTGTTTGACAGTGACAGGCACAGGATTATTGGGCATATGGCGAGGGCCAATGGCCAGTGGCGAGCCCTGGATGGCCAGGCGGTGCTGGCGGTGTTTTCAGGCCCCCATGCCTACATCAGCCCCCGTTGGTATCAGGCGAAACCCGCTGTACCTACCTGGAACTACAGTGCGGCCCATGTGTATGGCACTTTTAAGTTGCTTGATGATAAAGAAGATGACGGAAGTGTTGAGGCAGTGCTCAAGCACACCATAGCCCGATTTGAACCCGAGTTATGGCAGGACGAGACCCTGATGCCAAAAGATTATGTCGGCAAATTGAGCAAGGCCATAGTCGCCTTTGAGATTGTGGTAGAACGCATTGAGGCCAAGGCCAAACTGGGTCAGCATCGTAAGATGGGAGATCAAGAGGGCGTTTCAGCGGCGCTCAAGTCCTCCGAACGGCTTGGTGACATGGCTTTGTACCGTGAAATGCTGCGAATGGGACTGGGGCTTGGTATCGAGCCGGACACTGCGCCCGACCAGTAA
- a CDS encoding alpha-amylase family protein, with protein MAFVSFRRAPLLALTSLTALLGCSPVQNTKTNTEALQLKSADAVTLNQKVAEPSPLVYQLLPRVFGNQNLTNTPWGSIEENGSGKFADIDEVVLADLKHLGVSHVWYTGVLHHASVTDYSAYGIGRDDADVVKGLAGSPYAIRDYYNVNPDLALAPENRLAEFKELIARTHKAGLKVIIDIVPNHVARHYQSLSAPEGVQSLGAGDDTRQAYARNNNFYYVPGADFEVPDETNRPPAASLNKLNTTQDGHFHESPAKWTGNGATSPKPDASDWYETVKLNYGVTPDGKHDFPEVPAALAFAPIEQHQGFWSTQKNLPDTWYKLRDISRFWLSLGVDGFRFDMVEMVPVSFWSFLASDIKAINPEALLIAEVYEPARYRDFIGRGKLDLLYDKVGLYDTLKAISQQGIANPDAVDTAQIGKRLTEIRDIAPQMLHFLENHDEQRIASPEFLGSAKRALPSLAVSLYATEGPFLLYFGQSLGEDGSETGGFGKPSRTSIFDYVAAPAMARYLKRADTKEASKGAASNKVAGQGQPLGVASLPEELELRQAYSDMLALAGTIKSAGELKVLPSTGPVFAFRRGPYLVTVNFSDKAAAIETFNGKAPKPILSIPASQQTELAPWGVRVSLVP; from the coding sequence ATGGCATTTGTTTCTTTTCGCCGCGCTCCCCTGCTGGCCCTGACCAGCCTGACCGCCCTGCTCGGCTGCAGCCCGGTGCAAAACACTAAAACCAATACAGAGGCACTGCAGCTTAAATCCGCAGACGCAGTAACGCTCAATCAAAAGGTAGCCGAGCCGTCGCCTCTGGTGTATCAGCTCTTGCCCCGTGTCTTTGGTAATCAAAACCTCACCAACACCCCCTGGGGCAGTATCGAAGAAAACGGCAGCGGTAAATTTGCCGATATCGATGAGGTGGTACTGGCCGACCTTAAACACCTGGGGGTAAGTCATGTGTGGTACACGGGCGTGTTGCATCATGCCTCTGTTACCGACTACAGCGCCTATGGTATCGGCCGGGACGATGCCGATGTGGTCAAGGGGCTTGCGGGCTCCCCCTACGCCATCCGCGATTATTACAATGTAAATCCCGACTTGGCGCTCGCCCCGGAAAACCGACTGGCGGAATTCAAAGAACTGATAGCGCGCACCCACAAAGCCGGGCTTAAGGTCATTATCGATATAGTGCCAAACCATGTGGCGCGCCATTACCAATCCCTGTCTGCGCCAGAGGGCGTACAAAGCCTGGGTGCAGGGGACGATACCCGCCAGGCCTACGCCAGAAACAACAACTTTTACTATGTGCCCGGCGCCGACTTTGAGGTGCCCGACGAGACTAACCGGCCTCCTGCCGCGAGTCTTAATAAGCTGAACACGACACAGGACGGCCATTTTCACGAATCCCCGGCCAAATGGACCGGCAATGGTGCCACCAGCCCCAAACCCGATGCCTCTGACTGGTATGAAACCGTGAAGCTTAACTACGGGGTCACACCCGATGGCAAACATGATTTCCCCGAGGTGCCGGCGGCGCTGGCCTTTGCCCCAATAGAGCAGCATCAGGGCTTTTGGTCCACCCAGAAAAACCTGCCCGATACCTGGTACAAACTGCGGGATATCAGCCGTTTTTGGTTAAGCCTTGGCGTCGACGGCTTTCGCTTTGATATGGTCGAGATGGTACCCGTATCCTTTTGGAGTTTTCTTGCCAGCGATATCAAGGCCATCAATCCGGAAGCGTTGCTGATTGCCGAGGTCTACGAGCCCGCACGTTACCGGGACTTTATCGGCCGTGGCAAACTGGACTTGCTCTACGACAAGGTGGGGCTTTACGACACGCTGAAAGCCATCAGCCAGCAAGGCATAGCCAATCCAGATGCTGTGGATACGGCCCAAATCGGAAAGCGGTTAACCGAAATCCGCGACATCGCCCCTCAGATGCTGCACTTTTTGGAAAACCACGACGAGCAGCGTATCGCCAGCCCCGAGTTTTTGGGCAGTGCCAAGCGTGCCTTGCCGTCACTGGCGGTATCCCTCTATGCCACCGAAGGGCCTTTCCTGCTCTACTTCGGCCAGAGCCTCGGTGAGGATGGCAGCGAAACCGGCGGCTTTGGCAAACCCAGCCGCACCAGCATATTCGACTATGTAGCCGCACCTGCCATGGCCCGCTATCTGAAAAGGGCGGACACGAAAGAAGCCAGTAAAGGGGCAGCCAGCAACAAAGTAGCCGGACAGGGGCAACCACTGGGCGTTGCCAGTTTGCCCGAAGAGCTTGAACTCAGGCAGGCCTACAGTGACATGTTGGCACTTGCCGGCACCATCAAGTCGGCCGGAGAACTTAAGGTTTTGCCATCCACAGGGCCTGTGTTCGCTTTTCGCCGGGGGCCGTATCTGGTCACGGTAAACTTCTCCGATAAAGCCGCTGCCATTGAGACATTTAACGGAAAAGCGCCGAAGCCCATCCTCAGTATTCCCGCAAGTCAGCAAACTGAACTCGCCCCCTGGGGCGTGCGCGTCAGTCTTGTCCCATAA
- a CDS encoding glycoside hydrolase family 13 protein — protein sequence MGQLTLSAQCAAIHNRVARRLCLTVFFGLSAATSTATLCAPMQGHESALKSNTLNPISLSQVQHPGHTVTAKSVKVEPLNWWIGMQNPRLELMLTGKNIARGQLRLENALGAKLLETIPGDSPNYLFATLDLSSARSGTLTLVLGLPKSAQNPTTELTLPYELKERAPGSSERQGYSNRDVMYLITPDRFANGDTANDDLPGFDDEPNNPVYSEPGNSHDNARHGGDLAGIEHRLDYLNDLGVTQLWINPLLENRQPAYSYHGYAITDFYQIDARFGSNSQYQALVSKAANKGLGVIMDVVLNHMGSGHPWMQDLPFNDWVNPKGQHTSHRRTAVQDPYAAPKDAAAFADGWFVDSMPDLNQRNPHLATYLTQNNLWWIEYAGLSGLRIDTWSYSDKAFLKTFSEAIMAEYPHFNMVGEEWSGNPAVVSYWQSGKQNPDGYQTSLPGLMDFPLYDVLLQAVNEEERWGTGFIRLYEALANDLLYPNAQKLVLFEGNHDTNRLYSLLGRDMNKFKLALAYVLLSNRIPQIFYGTEFAMESPVEGRNDGAVRADMPGFGKVAFGQSDIDAMAADSKEAFEFIRTLLHFRKTSDAVHRGKLVHFVPQFEQQPGVYAQLRLAPVDNPAAKNLMIIFNKNTDPVILDMGRFTDFLPLNTNVKSVLDNRRFSLPGTLNLSSPVTLLEF from the coding sequence ATGGGGCAACTCACATTAAGCGCGCAGTGCGCTGCCATCCACAATCGCGTCGCCCGGCGCCTGTGCCTGACGGTGTTTTTCGGCTTAAGTGCGGCCACATCCACTGCCACCCTCTGCGCGCCCATGCAGGGGCACGAAAGCGCCTTAAAAAGCAATACACTCAATCCCATCAGCCTCAGTCAGGTGCAGCATCCCGGCCATACGGTTACAGCGAAGTCAGTGAAAGTCGAGCCCCTGAATTGGTGGATTGGGATGCAAAACCCCCGGCTTGAATTGATGCTCACCGGCAAGAACATAGCCCGCGGGCAACTGCGTCTGGAAAATGCCCTTGGCGCAAAACTGCTGGAAACCATCCCCGGTGACAGCCCCAATTACCTGTTTGCGACACTCGACCTCTCGAGCGCCAGGTCCGGCACTCTCACCCTGGTACTTGGCCTCCCCAAAAGCGCACAAAATCCGACAACTGAGCTGACACTCCCGTACGAGCTTAAAGAAAGAGCACCCGGCAGCAGCGAGCGTCAGGGTTACAGCAACAGGGACGTGATGTACCTCATCACCCCCGACCGTTTTGCCAATGGCGATACGGCAAACGATGACCTGCCCGGTTTTGACGACGAGCCCAATAATCCGGTTTACAGCGAGCCTGGCAACAGCCATGACAACGCCCGCCACGGCGGCGATCTGGCCGGCATAGAGCACAGGCTCGATTATCTTAACGACCTTGGGGTCACCCAGCTTTGGATTAACCCGCTGCTTGAAAATCGTCAGCCGGCCTATTCCTATCATGGCTACGCCATCACAGATTTCTACCAAATCGATGCCCGCTTTGGCAGCAACAGCCAATATCAGGCACTGGTCAGCAAAGCGGCCAATAAGGGCCTTGGGGTCATCATGGACGTGGTGCTTAACCATATGGGGTCAGGCCACCCCTGGATGCAGGATTTACCCTTTAACGACTGGGTCAATCCTAAAGGGCAGCACACCAGCCACAGGCGTACGGCGGTTCAGGACCCTTATGCTGCGCCCAAAGATGCCGCCGCCTTTGCCGACGGCTGGTTTGTGGACAGCATGCCAGACCTCAATCAGCGTAATCCCCATCTCGCCACCTACCTGACTCAAAATAACCTCTGGTGGATTGAATACGCCGGGCTGTCGGGCCTGAGAATCGACACCTGGTCTTACTCAGACAAGGCCTTTCTCAAGACGTTTTCCGAGGCCATCATGGCGGAATACCCCCATTTCAACATGGTGGGCGAAGAATGGAGCGGCAATCCTGCGGTAGTGTCTTACTGGCAAAGCGGTAAACAAAACCCCGATGGCTATCAAACCTCGCTGCCGGGACTTATGGACTTTCCCCTCTATGACGTGCTGCTGCAAGCCGTCAATGAAGAGGAGCGCTGGGGCACAGGCTTTATCCGTCTCTATGAGGCGCTGGCCAACGACCTCCTCTATCCCAACGCCCAAAAGCTGGTGCTTTTTGAAGGCAACCACGATACCAATCGCCTCTACAGCCTGCTTGGGCGCGATATGAATAAATTCAAGCTGGCCCTCGCCTATGTGCTGCTGTCCAATCGGATACCACAGATTTTCTATGGCACCGAGTTTGCCATGGAAAGTCCGGTAGAGGGTCGCAACGACGGCGCCGTGCGTGCGGATATGCCGGGCTTTGGCAAGGTTGCATTTGGTCAATCAGACATAGACGCCATGGCGGCCGACTCAAAAGAAGCCTTTGAGTTCATCCGTACCCTGCTGCATTTTCGTAAAACCAGTGATGCGGTGCACCGGGGTAAACTGGTGCATTTTGTACCGCAATTCGAACAACAACCGGGCGTCTATGCGCAGCTGCGTTTGGCGCCAGTTGATAATCCTGCCGCCAAAAACCTGATGATTATCTTTAATAAAAATACGGATCCTGTGATTCTGGATATGGGGCGCTTCACCGATTTCCTTCCCCTGAACACGAATGTAAAGAGTGTGCTCGATAACAGGCGTTTTTCATTGCCGGGCACACTCAATCTGTCTTCCCCCGTTACCTTGCTGGAGTTTTAA